One window from the genome of Dyadobacter sp. CECT 9275 encodes:
- the ltrA gene encoding group II intron reverse transcriptase/maturase: MNVIKKTCAPANKAENWDSIDWASCEAGVRKLQERIVKAQKEGKHNKVKALQWMLTHSFHAKALAVKRVTSNKGKNTAGVDAVLWSTPNAKYQAITDLKRRGYQPQPLKRVNIAKKNGKLRPLGIPTMKDRAMQALHLMALEPVTETIADSHSYGFRKERSTADAMSLCFNLLSKRVSPQWVLEADIKGCFDHISHQWLQNHAPTDKVVLQKWLKSGFIFEKKLFPTEEGTPQGGIISPTLANLTLDGLQVLLAEKFRKRQANLELIVPKINLVRYADDFIITGTSRKQLENEVLPLIKDFLSERGLELSMEKTKITHITEGFDFLGFNIRKYDNGKLLIKPSKDSLKRFSEKVAAIIDANKTSRQDVLIRQLNPVITGWANYYKSCVASETFRKADSLIFKKLWAWAMRRHPKKGKFWVASKYFRKVKNRNWTFAVDTPDFKSRNEVFSLKRLYDTKILRHVQIKQEANPFDPEWKPYFDQREAYKMLESLGGKKSLLHLWKRQKRTCPFCGKLIGREIPWGTIALMEEGQKRNFLVHDVCRRSYHQLKLKL; the protein is encoded by the coding sequence ATGAACGTAATTAAAAAGACGTGTGCGCCTGCCAACAAGGCCGAAAACTGGGACAGCATAGACTGGGCCAGTTGTGAGGCTGGTGTCCGAAAGCTGCAAGAGCGTATTGTAAAAGCTCAGAAAGAAGGCAAACATAACAAGGTGAAAGCCCTGCAATGGATGCTGACGCATTCGTTCCACGCCAAAGCTTTGGCCGTGAAACGAGTAACTTCAAACAAAGGTAAGAATACAGCGGGTGTGGATGCAGTTCTCTGGTCTACGCCAAATGCAAAGTATCAGGCCATTACCGACCTGAAAAGACGGGGATACCAACCCCAACCGTTAAAACGGGTGAACATTGCCAAGAAGAACGGGAAGCTACGCCCTTTGGGCATACCTACCATGAAAGACAGAGCCATGCAGGCCTTACACCTGATGGCGCTGGAACCAGTGACGGAAACCATAGCTGACAGCCACTCGTACGGCTTCCGCAAGGAACGCAGTACGGCCGATGCCATGTCACTTTGTTTCAATCTGCTTTCAAAAAGGGTATCGCCACAATGGGTATTAGAAGCCGACATCAAGGGATGCTTCGACCACATCAGCCATCAGTGGTTACAAAACCATGCGCCAACCGATAAGGTAGTGCTGCAAAAATGGCTGAAAAGTGGATTCATATTCGAAAAGAAACTATTCCCGACAGAAGAAGGCACTCCGCAAGGAGGTATCATTTCCCCTACTCTTGCCAATCTGACCCTGGATGGCTTGCAAGTCTTACTTGCAGAAAAATTCAGAAAGAGACAGGCTAATCTGGAATTGATTGTTCCAAAGATAAACCTTGTCCGCTATGCTGACGATTTTATTATCACGGGTACTAGCAGAAAGCAACTCGAAAACGAAGTGCTGCCCCTGATCAAGGATTTTCTATCGGAAAGAGGGTTAGAGCTCTCCATGGAAAAAACCAAGATTACGCACATTACAGAGGGGTTTGACTTTCTTGGCTTCAACATCCGTAAATATGATAACGGCAAGCTTCTGATTAAACCATCCAAGGACAGCCTGAAGCGATTCTCCGAAAAAGTGGCGGCAATCATTGATGCCAATAAAACTAGTCGGCAGGACGTACTCATCAGGCAGTTGAACCCAGTTATCACGGGATGGGCAAACTACTATAAAAGCTGTGTAGCATCCGAGACTTTCAGGAAGGCAGATTCACTGATATTCAAAAAGCTGTGGGCATGGGCTATGAGAAGGCACCCCAAAAAGGGCAAGTTCTGGGTCGCAAGCAAGTATTTCCGCAAAGTCAAGAACAGAAACTGGACATTCGCCGTCGATACACCTGACTTTAAGAGCAGAAACGAAGTGTTCTCTCTGAAAAGGTTGTACGACACAAAGATACTCCGCCACGTTCAGATTAAGCAGGAAGCTAACCCCTTCGATCCTGAGTGGAAACCCTATTTTGACCAAAGGGAGGCATACAAGATGCTCGAATCCCTTGGGGGTAAGAAGTCGCTACTCCACTTGTGGAAGCGGCAAAAACGCACCTGCCCCTTCTGCGGCAAACTAATCGGACGAGAGATCCCCTGGGGTACTATTGCCCTGATGGAAGAAGGACAAAAGAGAAACTTCCTCGTTCATGATGTCTGTCGAAGAAGCTACCACCAATTAAAATTGAAGTTATGA